In Streptomyces sp. P3, one DNA window encodes the following:
- a CDS encoding ATP-binding cassette domain-containing protein has protein sequence MAVQPLLALRGVSKRFAAVQALVDVELEIMGGEVVALVGDNAAGKSTLVKVISGVGPADRGIIEWRGTPIQIRRPQDAQLLGIATVYQDLAMCDNLDVVGNLFLGREIHRLGVLDEVEMERRTRDLLHTLSIRIPDVRVPVAALSGGQRQVVAITRSLLGEPRLLLLDEPTASLGVEQTSQLLDLIERLRDRGLGVLLISHNMGDIKAVADRIAVLRLGRNNGVFDVNTASQEQIIASITGASDNAVGHRSTRAEETWP, from the coding sequence GTGGCGGTTCAGCCCTTGCTGGCGCTGCGCGGCGTCTCCAAGCGGTTCGCCGCCGTCCAGGCGCTGGTCGACGTGGAGCTGGAGATCATGGGCGGGGAGGTGGTCGCCCTGGTGGGCGACAACGCCGCCGGCAAGTCCACGCTCGTCAAGGTGATCTCGGGCGTCGGGCCCGCGGACCGGGGAATCATCGAGTGGCGCGGAACCCCCATACAGATCAGGCGCCCCCAGGACGCCCAGCTGCTGGGCATCGCGACCGTCTACCAGGACCTCGCGATGTGCGACAACCTCGATGTCGTCGGCAATCTCTTCCTCGGCCGGGAGATCCACCGGCTCGGCGTACTCGACGAGGTCGAGATGGAGCGCCGCACCCGCGATCTGCTGCACACCCTGTCCATCCGCATCCCCGACGTGCGGGTGCCGGTCGCCGCCCTGTCCGGGGGGCAGCGGCAGGTCGTCGCGATCACCCGTTCGCTCCTCGGCGAGCCCCGGCTCCTCCTGCTGGACGAGCCCACCGCCTCCCTGGGCGTCGAGCAGACCAGTCAGCTCCTGGACCTCATCGAGCGGTTGCGCGACCGGGGTCTCGGAGTTCTCCTCATCAGCCACAACATGGGCGACATCAAGGCCGTCGCCGACCGGATCGCCGTCCTGCGCCTCGGACGCAACAACGGCGTGTTCGACGTGAACACCGCCTCCCAGGAGCAGATCATCGCCTCCATCACGGGCGCGTCGGACAACGCCGTCGGCCATCGCTCGACCCGGGCCGAGGAGACCTGGCCGTGA
- a CDS encoding sugar ABC transporter substrate-binding protein has protein sequence MGPRVSLPAGKGRSLVRAFMAFTVAAVLTLSGACAGDGGSDGDGEDNPTVGLLLPGGGASRFGQFDRPLIEGKLKELCPHCPVTVAATPDPAVQRQQLESMITRGVDVLIVAAVDPELLRPSVEAAHRADIPVVAYDRLAQGPISGYVTFDGAQVGRLQGEGLLKGMGAKADGGQIVMMNGATTDPNAAWFKRGSLSVLRGKVKIGKSYDVVGWRPENAFVDMRSAIAALGGDDIDGVLAANDSLAGAVISALRAAQVRPLPPITGQDADLVAVRRIVRGEQYMTVYKPFKPAADAAVEMAVAVGRGESVGSIATGTVSNTTTKDIPAVLLPAVSVTVGTIKETLVKDGMYTIAQICPPSLRAACAEAGLI, from the coding sequence ATGGGTCCTCGCGTCAGCCTTCCGGCCGGGAAGGGCCGGTCCCTCGTCCGTGCGTTCATGGCGTTCACGGTCGCCGCCGTCCTGACCCTGTCCGGGGCCTGCGCCGGGGACGGCGGGAGCGACGGCGACGGGGAGGACAACCCCACCGTCGGTCTGCTGCTCCCGGGCGGCGGGGCCTCCCGCTTCGGGCAGTTCGACCGGCCCCTGATCGAGGGGAAGCTGAAGGAACTGTGCCCGCACTGCCCGGTGACCGTCGCCGCCACACCCGACCCGGCGGTCCAGCGGCAGCAGCTGGAATCCATGATCACGAGGGGGGTGGACGTGCTGATCGTCGCCGCCGTCGACCCGGAGTTGCTGCGCCCGTCGGTCGAGGCCGCGCACCGGGCCGACATCCCCGTCGTCGCCTACGACCGGCTCGCCCAGGGCCCGATCTCCGGTTACGTCACCTTCGACGGCGCGCAGGTCGGCAGGCTCCAGGGCGAGGGGCTTCTGAAGGGCATGGGAGCGAAGGCGGACGGCGGGCAGATCGTCATGATGAACGGCGCCACGACCGACCCCAACGCCGCCTGGTTCAAGCGGGGATCCCTCTCCGTCCTCCGGGGCAAGGTCAAGATCGGCAAGTCGTACGACGTCGTCGGCTGGCGGCCGGAGAACGCCTTCGTCGACATGCGCAGCGCCATCGCCGCACTGGGCGGGGACGACATCGACGGCGTCCTGGCCGCCAACGACAGCCTCGCCGGCGCCGTGATCTCCGCCCTGCGGGCCGCCCAGGTACGTCCGCTGCCGCCGATCACCGGCCAGGACGCAGACCTCGTGGCCGTGCGCCGCATCGTCAGGGGCGAGCAGTACATGACCGTCTACAAGCCGTTCAAACCGGCTGCCGACGCGGCGGTCGAGATGGCCGTCGCCGTGGGACGCGGCGAGTCGGTCGGATCCATCGCCACCGGCACCGTCAGCAACACCACCACGAAGGACATCCCCGCGGTCCTGCTCCCCGCCGTCTCCGTCACCGTCGGCACCATCAAGGAGACTCTGGTAAAGGATGGTATGTACACCATCGCCCAGATATGCCCACCGAGTCTCCGGGCCGCCTGCGCCGAAGCCGGACTCATCTGA
- a CDS encoding YihY/virulence factor BrkB family protein: MVRTLKRHGRHNGHGTAAPEAENGRAPAVGPDEQVEERAPDSPTDLPRHSWKAVLKGTLKEFRKDELTDRAAALTYYGILALFPALLALVSLLGIIGQSATQQVLDNIQKLAPGPAQDILRDAVRQMQGGSGLGSVMAIVGLVLAVWSASGYVAAFIRSANAVYDVPEGRPVWKVLPVRVGVTVVLMVMAVISALIVVFTGGLARQAGTALGIGDAGLTAWSIAKWPVLVVLVTVMIALLYWATPNAKVRGFRWITPGSFLALLIWMIASAGFALYVANFASYNKTYGTLAGVIVFLVWLWITNLAILLGLEFDAELVRQRAVAGGHPADEEPYVQPRDTRKWDEEDHRRLGS, encoded by the coding sequence ATGGTACGGACACTGAAGCGGCACGGACGGCACAACGGGCACGGTACGGCCGCGCCGGAGGCGGAGAACGGCCGCGCGCCCGCCGTAGGGCCGGACGAGCAGGTGGAGGAGCGGGCCCCGGACAGTCCGACGGACCTGCCCAGGCACTCCTGGAAGGCAGTGCTCAAAGGCACCCTCAAGGAGTTCAGGAAGGACGAACTGACCGACCGGGCCGCGGCCCTGACCTACTACGGGATCCTGGCGCTGTTCCCGGCGCTGCTCGCACTCGTGTCACTGCTGGGCATCATCGGGCAGTCGGCGACGCAGCAGGTGTTGGACAACATCCAGAAGCTCGCTCCCGGGCCCGCACAGGACATCCTGCGCGACGCCGTGCGGCAGATGCAGGGCGGCAGCGGGCTGGGCTCGGTCATGGCGATCGTGGGTCTGGTGCTCGCGGTGTGGTCGGCGTCCGGCTACGTCGCCGCGTTCATCCGCAGCGCGAACGCGGTCTACGACGTCCCCGAGGGCCGGCCGGTCTGGAAGGTGCTGCCCGTCCGGGTCGGCGTCACCGTGGTCCTCATGGTGATGGCCGTGATCAGCGCGTTGATCGTGGTGTTCACCGGCGGCCTCGCCCGGCAGGCGGGCACCGCGCTCGGCATCGGCGACGCAGGACTGACCGCGTGGTCGATCGCCAAATGGCCGGTACTGGTGGTCCTGGTCACCGTCATGATCGCGCTGCTGTACTGGGCGACCCCGAACGCCAAGGTGCGCGGCTTCCGCTGGATCACGCCGGGGAGCTTCCTCGCGCTGCTGATCTGGATGATCGCCTCCGCCGGGTTCGCGCTCTACGTGGCGAACTTCGCGTCGTACAACAAGACGTACGGCACGCTCGCGGGCGTGATCGTCTTCCTGGTGTGGCTGTGGATCACCAACCTCGCCATTCTGCTCGGCCTGGAGTTCGACGCCGAGCTGGTGCGCCAGCGCGCCGTCGCCGGAGGCCATCCGGCCGACGAGGAGCCGTACGTCCAGCCGCGCGACACCCGTAAGTGGGACGAGGAGGACCATCGCCGCCTCGGCTCCTGA
- a CDS encoding MSMEG_6728 family protein has protein sequence MQTFLPYPDFTASAAALDPRRLGKQRVEALQVLRGLTVAGYGWRHHPAVRMWTGYEEALVRYGLEICGVWTATGRADTCAASLMAGLPGRRPGVRTQVELAEVRELPPWLGDAAFHRSHRSALVRKDPTFYTARFPDVPDDLPYVWPASDRGGGRPEQGRAQTARDRGADLDRPAP, from the coding sequence ATGCAGACCTTTCTGCCGTATCCCGACTTCACCGCATCGGCCGCCGCCCTGGATCCACGGCGACTGGGCAAGCAGCGCGTCGAGGCACTCCAGGTGCTGCGCGGCCTGACCGTCGCGGGCTACGGGTGGCGCCACCATCCGGCGGTGCGTATGTGGACCGGCTACGAGGAGGCCCTGGTGCGCTACGGCCTCGAGATCTGCGGCGTCTGGACGGCGACCGGTCGCGCGGACACCTGCGCCGCCTCGCTCATGGCCGGCCTCCCCGGCCGACGGCCCGGCGTGCGCACCCAGGTGGAGCTCGCCGAGGTCCGGGAGCTGCCCCCGTGGCTGGGCGACGCCGCCTTCCACCGCAGTCACCGGTCGGCACTCGTGCGCAAGGATCCGACGTTCTACACGGCACGGTTCCCGGACGTTCCCGACGATCTGCCGTATGTCTGGCCGGCGTCGGACCGGGGTGGCGGACGTCCGGAGCAGGGGCGGGCGCAGACGGCCCGGGACCGCGGCGCCGACCTCGACCGACCCGCACCTTAA
- the ppk2 gene encoding polyphosphate kinase 2 yields the protein MDRDEAEARLLDGLTVDDRRPEQPVLLDDAGRPITTWRENYPYDRKVGRREYERAKRVLQIEMLKLQRWVKDTGGRLVVICEGRDAAGKGGTIQRFTERLNPRGARIVALPQPTEREKGQWYFQRYVDHLPGPGEIVFFDRSWYNRAGVERVMGFCTPREHRLFLKQCPLFEDMLVEDGIILVKFWFSVSRAEQRTRFAIRQVDPVRQWKLSPTDLDSLDRWDEYTTAKVEMFRATDTGHAPWTVVKSNDKRRGRLEAMRSLLHRVDYAAKDPHAVGRPDPLVVGAAATLLEPGEEDTVLSPTPLTPQTEGPGRHPGGKA from the coding sequence ATGGATCGTGACGAGGCCGAGGCCAGGCTGCTCGACGGGCTGACAGTGGACGACCGCCGGCCGGAACAGCCGGTGCTGCTCGACGACGCGGGCCGGCCCATCACGACGTGGCGCGAGAACTACCCCTACGACCGGAAGGTCGGGCGCAGGGAGTACGAGCGCGCCAAGCGCGTCCTGCAGATCGAGATGCTGAAACTGCAGCGCTGGGTCAAGGACACCGGCGGTCGCCTCGTCGTGATCTGCGAGGGGCGGGACGCGGCGGGCAAGGGCGGCACCATCCAGCGCTTCACCGAACGTCTCAATCCCCGGGGCGCCCGCATCGTGGCGTTGCCCCAGCCCACGGAGCGCGAGAAGGGGCAGTGGTACTTCCAGCGGTACGTCGACCACCTTCCCGGCCCGGGGGAGATCGTCTTCTTCGACCGCTCCTGGTACAACCGGGCCGGGGTCGAACGGGTCATGGGGTTCTGCACGCCGCGCGAACACCGGCTGTTCCTCAAGCAGTGCCCGCTCTTCGAGGACATGCTGGTCGAGGACGGCATCATCCTGGTGAAGTTCTGGTTCTCGGTGTCCCGGGCCGAGCAGCGGACGCGGTTCGCGATCCGCCAGGTCGACCCGGTACGCCAGTGGAAGCTGTCGCCCACCGATCTCGACTCCCTGGACCGCTGGGACGAGTACACCACGGCCAAGGTCGAGATGTTCCGCGCCACCGACACCGGCCACGCGCCCTGGACGGTCGTCAAGAGCAACGACAAACGACGGGGCCGGCTCGAGGCCATGCGCAGCCTCCTGCACCGCGTCGACTACGCGGCCAAGGATCCCCACGCGGTCGGCCGTCCGGATCCGCTCGTCGTCGGCGCCGCGGCGACCCTCCTGGAGCCGGGCGAGGAGGACACCGTCCTCTCGCCGACTCCGCTCACCCCGCAGACCGAGGGCCCCGGCCGGCATCCCGGCGGCAAGGCCTGA